The Thermasporomyces composti region ACGTTGTCGAGCACGGGCGACACCAGCCCGGTGACGAGGAGCAGCATCACCATGAGCCGGTAGGGCTCTCCTCGCGCCCGTTTGGCCGCCCAGATCGCGACGGCCTGGAACACGCCGGTCTGCTTGAGGATGCTGACGATGATCATCATCCCCAGCAGCAGGAAGATGACGTTCCAGTCGACCCCCGTCTCCTCCGAGAAGAACGCGGAGTGCGCGTCGACGATGCCGGCGACGGCCATGACGGCGGCACCGCCGAGCGCGGCGGCAGCCCGGTTGACCTTCTCGGAGGCGATGAGGGCGTAGGCGATGACGAAGATCGCGACTGCGAGTAGAGCGGTCATCACGAGTGGCTTGTCCTCGGTCCGGGGATGGGCACTGGCACGTTAGGCACGTCGTCGTGCGTGGGTCGGTGCGGGCTGCGGCCGTCGCTGTCGCCCGAAGAGGCGACTCGGCCGCGGGCTCGGCTGCGATGGCCGCTCTTGACCTTGCTCGCCGAACCACCGGGCGAGCCGGCCGGCACGACCGACCGCGCGCAGGCGGCGCTCGGTCTCCCCGCGCGCCGAGGCCTCGACCACCACGAGCAGCTGGTCACCCGCGGCGATCGCGGTGCTTTGGTCGGGCACGAAGGTGTGTCCGCCTCGGACGATGAGGCTCACGGCCGCGTGGCGCGGCAGCCGAAGCTCGTCGATGTAGACCCCGATGAGGCCACTGCCTTCGGGGACCGCCACCTGGAGGATGTCGGCGTGGGCTTCCTCCAGCGGCGCGGCTTCGATGTTGAGCTCGCGGGTCGGCTCGTCGGCCACACCCAGGCGCCGGGCGAGGAAGGGCAGCACCGGAGCCTGGATGAGGATGAACACGACCACGAGCACGAAGACGATGTCGAAGATCTCGTGGGCGGTGGGAATCCCCGCGCTGAGCGGAAGGGTCGACACCACGATGGGCACGGCGCCGCGGAGCCCTGCCCAGGACATGAACGCCTGCTCACGCCAGGGGACGCGGAACCAGACGGAGCAGAGGAACACCGTGAGTGGTCGGGCGACCAGGAGGAGTGCTCCCCCGACGATGAGCGCGGGGACCAGCACGCCGAGCAGGCGCGACGGGCTGGCCAGCAGGCCCAGGAGCACGAAGAGGCCGATCTGGGCGACCCACGCCATGCCCTCGGCGAAGCCCATGGTGGCTCGCTTGTGGGGGAGTTGGGCGTTACCCAGCCACACGCCCGCGACGTACGCCGCGAGCAGTCCGCTGGCGCCGGCGAGGCCCGCGCCCGCGTAGGCGAGCAGCGCGAGCGCCATCGTGGCGACTGGGTAGAGCCCGGCGGCGGGGAGCGCGCTGCGGGAGAGTACCCACTCGCCGACCCGACCGGCGACCAGGCCGACCAGGACGCCGACGACGAGCTGGTAGAGGACCTGACCGGCGGCGGCGATGGGGTTCGCATCCGTCCAGGCGTCGGACAGAACCAGGGTGACGAGGATGACGACGGGCGGGTCGTTGAAACCCGACTCGGCCTCGAGCGCCGCGGCCATCCGAGGTCGCAGGTGAAGGCGACGCAGCACGGAGAAGACAGCCGCGGCGTCAGTCGACCCCACGGCGGCGGCCACCAGAATCGCGGTGCGCCAATCGAGGCCGAGGAACAGATGGGCCAGGACTGCTGTGATGGCGACGGTGATCAGCACGCCGACCGTCGCCAGCGTCACCGAGAGCCCGAGGACGGGCCGAATCACCGACCAGCGGGTGGTGAGACCACCTTCGGCGAGGATGACGCCGAGGGCGATGAGGCCGAGTTCCTGGGTCAGCGTCGCGTTCTCGAACTCCAGTCCGAGGCCCGCCTCTCCGATCGCCAACCCGATCGTGAGGAAGACGAGGAGCAACGGCAGACCGGCACGGACCGCCAGACGCACCGCGGCCACGGCAACGAGCAGCACGAGCAGCGCGCCGAAGAGGATCGCATTGAGCTCGTTCGGGGTCACGGGGTCTCCAGTCGTTCACTACGACCCGTCGGTACCCGTTCGGCGCGCTTCTCCGGCCCCGCCTCGGCGTGTCGGCCGCACCTCGCGTCGCCGCACGGCAGGTGCGGGTCGTACGAACGACCGTCGTCGAGTGACGCTGGGGCGCCGTCGTTCCCCACACGACCACGGAGGGAGCTGACTAGGTCGCTTCGACCCACCTCCCCAGACCTCGTCCGCGAGGTCGTGGGCGATCGCGAAGTCCGGAGTGGCGGCGACTCGCCGCCGGTGAGGTTACGGAGACTGGCGCTCGAACGAGCCGCATCCCGTCCACCGCTGGACGCGGTGCGGGATCTCGCTGGTTCTCAAGGGCCGGATCGCGGCCCTTGAGGTGACGGGCAGGTTGGCTGGTCAGCTGGCGGGTGACGACGCTGGCGGGGCCCGGGAGGTGTACACGCGGGTCTCGGTGCCGCGAGGGGCGCTTGTCCCTGTGCTGATGAGGCAGCACACCGGCGTTGGCGTGTCGGACTGCAGCTGGACTGGCGGGGTGGAGTCCAGGGCGTGCGTCAACGCCGTGGTCGCGC contains the following coding sequences:
- a CDS encoding potassium/proton antiporter, with protein sequence MTPNELNAILFGALLVLLVAVAAVRLAVRAGLPLLLVFLTIGLAIGEAGLGLEFENATLTQELGLIALGVILAEGGLTTRWSVIRPVLGLSVTLATVGVLITVAITAVLAHLFLGLDWRTAILVAAAVGSTDAAAVFSVLRRLHLRPRMAAALEAESGFNDPPVVILVTLVLSDAWTDANPIAAAGQVLYQLVVGVLVGLVAGRVGEWVLSRSALPAAGLYPVATMALALLAYAGAGLAGASGLLAAYVAGVWLGNAQLPHKRATMGFAEGMAWVAQIGLFVLLGLLASPSRLLGVLVPALIVGGALLLVARPLTVFLCSVWFRVPWREQAFMSWAGLRGAVPIVVSTLPLSAGIPTAHEIFDIVFVLVVVFILIQAPVLPFLARRLGVADEPTRELNIEAAPLEEAHADILQVAVPEGSGLIGVYIDELRLPRHAAVSLIVRGGHTFVPDQSTAIAAGDQLLVVVEASARGETERRLRAVGRAGRLARWFGEQGQERPSQPSPRPSRLFGRQRRPQPAPTHARRRA